Within Candidatus Dadabacteria bacterium, the genomic segment GTGAACTGAGGCTTAAGGGTTTTATGAAAATTATCTCGCTTGCTCCGGAGGTCGTCTGAACATGTCAGCTGGAAAGAGAAAGTTTCACATAAGGGCCGGGGATACGGTCTACGTGGTTGCGGGCAAGGAGAAAGGGAAGACCGGCAAGGTGCTGAGAATTGACAGAAACGTCGAAAAGGCCTTTGTGGAGAAGCTCAATATCATAAAGAGACACAACCGCCCGACGCAGAAAAACCCCGCTGGCGGAATCATCGAGAAAGAGGCCGGAATCCATGTCTCGAATCTGATGCTGTACGATTCCGAGAGCAGTCAGCCGGTAAAAGTTGGGTATAGAACCGGCGAGGACGGTAAAAAAATAAGGTACAACAGAAGGACTGGAAAGGAAATCTGAGAAAATGGTTCCGAGAATAAAGACCCTATATAAGAGCGAGGTCGTACCCGCACTGATTGAAAAATTTTCCTACGGAAACACTATGCAGGTTCCAAGGCTTGAGAAAATAGTAGTGAACATGGGACTTGGAAGACTTAGTGAAGCCGGGAGACAGACAAAGGTAATAGACGAAGCCGTCTCGGAACTTGCGGGGATAACAGGACAAAGGCCGGTGGTTACCAAGGCCCGGAAGTCAGTTGCGGGTTCCAAGCTCAGGGAAGGCCAGCCGATAGGCTGCATGGTTACGCTCCGGGGAGAGAGAATGTATGAGTTTTTCGACCGTTTGGTGAATCTCGCCCTTCCAAGAGTCAGGGATTTCAAGGGACTGTCGCCGCGGGCTTTTGACGGTTCCGGCAACTATACTCTGGGAATAAGGGAGCACCTGGTTTTTCCTGAAATAGATTACAGCAAGGTTCAGTACAACAAGGGAATGAATATTAGTCTGATTACCACTTCAAAAACCGATGCCGAGGCCATGGAACTTCTTGCCGGTCTCGGAGTGCCGTTTGCGAATAATTAGAAGAGAGGAATTATGGCCAGAAAAGCATTACTTGAGAAATCGAAGAGGAAGCCGAAGTTTCGCGTGCGTGCGGTTAACCGTTGCGTACTCTGCGGGAGGCCGAGAGGTTTTATGAGAAAATTCGGCATCTGCAGGGTCTGTTTCAGGGATCTTGCCAGCAAGGGACATCTTCCGGGCGTGAGAAAAGCGAGTTTTTAAGAAATATGTTGGAGAGAAAATGACGGATCCGATTGCAGATATGTTAACCAGAATAAGGAACGCCTTTATGGTGGGTCACAACCATGTCGAGATTCCCGGTTCGGTTATAAAAGGCGAGATTGCCAGGGTTCTTACTGAGGAAGGCTACGTGGAGAGTTATAAAATTACTGAAGAAGGGGTAAAGAAAACCATAAGCATCAAGTTGAAGTACGGTCCTGACGGCAAGGCGGCAGTAGATGAGATAAAGAGGATAAGCAAGCCATCAAGAAGGGTTTACGTTGGCAAAGATGATATTCCGAGGGTCAGGGGCGGAATGGGAATTTCAATACTTTCTACTTCAAGCGGAATAATGACGGGGGTTGCTGCAAGGAGCAAAAGGATAGGCGGGGAGATTCTCTGCACGGTGATCTGAGGACA encodes:
- the rplX gene encoding 50S ribosomal protein L24, translating into MSAGKRKFHIRAGDTVYVVAGKEKGKTGKVLRIDRNVEKAFVEKLNIIKRHNRPTQKNPAGGIIEKEAGIHVSNLMLYDSESSQPVKVGYRTGEDGKKIRYNRRTGKEI
- the rplE gene encoding 50S ribosomal protein L5, producing the protein MVPRIKTLYKSEVVPALIEKFSYGNTMQVPRLEKIVVNMGLGRLSEAGRQTKVIDEAVSELAGITGQRPVVTKARKSVAGSKLREGQPIGCMVTLRGERMYEFFDRLVNLALPRVRDFKGLSPRAFDGSGNYTLGIREHLVFPEIDYSKVQYNKGMNISLITTSKTDAEAMELLAGLGVPFANN
- a CDS encoding type Z 30S ribosomal protein S14, coding for MARKALLEKSKRKPKFRVRAVNRCVLCGRPRGFMRKFGICRVCFRDLASKGHLPGVRKASF
- the rpsH gene encoding 30S ribosomal protein S8; translation: MTDPIADMLTRIRNAFMVGHNHVEIPGSVIKGEIARVLTEEGYVESYKITEEGVKKTISIKLKYGPDGKAAVDEIKRISKPSRRVYVGKDDIPRVRGGMGISILSTSSGIMTGVAARSKRIGGEILCTVI